Genomic segment of Drosophila biarmipes strain raj3 chromosome 2L, RU_DBia_V1.1, whole genome shotgun sequence:
CTGGGTTTGGTGGCCACTCAAAGCAGCAGTTTCTGGTTCATATGTAGGAGCTCCGCGGGCTTGCTTAAAAAGTCACTTTTTGCAGCTCTTTAAACATAACAAATTTAAGGAATACATAATATTTTGACTTGTATAATTTCACTTATGTAGAAGAATTTCTCTAATGTCTTCTGTTTTCACTCAATCACCCAGaacattaaatttttcccATCTCCATTAACACATTTTAATAAGTGACTCTAAAACGCAAGGCAACAAATAAGCCAATGCCAAAGTGGCAGTCTGCATCTGCATTTGTGCCAGAAAAGATTTATATTGGCCATTTTCCAGACCCGAAGACGCGGGACTAAGTGAAGGTCTCCCTGATGCTGACTTATTTTTGGTCTTAGTCCTCCGTCCTTCCCGATTTATTGCTGATGTGTTCTTTCACTAAATTCACTTAAATTCGTGTTATTTCCGCATGTTTCACACCATTCacctccactccactccactaaTCCTCCTTTCGCGTTGATTTTTCCTGTGCTCACAATTTGCACTTCATGAATACCAGATAGGGACAGCAGAAAGGAGAAAAGGCGCCAGAGGGGCTCCAGATCCAGCTGCTCCATTAGACAATTTCCCCAACCGTCTCCGAAGACCTCGGCCCCGGAATGTGTGTTGTTCTTCTGTGTGTCTCAGTCTGAGTCTATTGAAGTGCAGGCCACATGAGCTCCGTCCCAGCAAATTATTCGATTGATGCACAGAGTAAACTTCCGTTTTGCCTTTGACCGTTTAATGTTCTCCGGAGAAGGCTGCACATGTGGCCAAAAGGCacaagaaataaatatttgctctGGATTTAATTGAGGTTTCCAGAAAGAAGCTTTTTTCGTTGAGTTTTTAAACCACCTGATTTAAGTTTACTCCCCTTAATTTCCCTAATTTTGTTAGTGGTTTTCTCGGACCCTAGACAATGTGTATTAAGTATATGTGCAAAGTGCTAATGTTTTTGAACTAATAATCCCTTGGCTTATGCAAAACATTTGCTAAACACTCCTCGCTACCGCAGAGTTGGGAATACAAATAGTGGAGAGCACAATTCAGCCATTTCATTAGTAGCTCATTGAGTTTCGCCACAATGTTGATTCTTCATGCCACTTCTAGCTAGCTAAACATTTTTCCGGAGCATTCTGCACCACATCATTATAGCTGCCCCACTTGGGCGCCACTTCATTAACGGATTTCCATCCGCAGCCGCCGCGCCGGACCGCAGAAAAGCCAGGGCCATTAAAACGCATTCGCCGATCTGCAGTTGGCCAGGCAACGGAATCAGCAGCTGGCCGAAAATATTTAACCAATAATGCAATTTCGGCTGTGGCCAACGGCTGGCGATGTGGGCACACATCCAATGGCCAAAACCCAAAGGGATAAACACAGCGGAGTCCGCCGGGGGCAAACAGAGGCTGCCTGGAGGGCCTGTTAAATGGAATTTCGTCGATTGACTAACTGTCTGCCACTGTCTATTGTGAACTCCCTGCCTTTCAGGATTTCCCCATTCACCTCCCCCGCCCTCTGGCACCGATGCCATTTGTTCAATAAACGCATAATTATGCGCAATAATTGCATTTGCAAGTATGGACACGGAATTAAAGGCCAGAGAGTAATTGCGAGTAATCGTCGAATGGGTGGACGGCTGGGGGAAGGGATCCTGCGTCTTGAGGCATTTAATTAAGGGCGTTAAGTTGGCTAATGAATGCGGCAATCGCAGTGGGCCCCGAATTGCTCACTCGAAGCTTCTGCTGGCACGTTTCGACCTCAGTGAGTCGTGAACAGCGAGTGGAGATTCAGTCAGTTAGTCACTCGGGCTGCACATGCAGGATAAGTGAATAgcattaaataaacaaactggCGAGCAGCACAACAACTGGCAAACAAGAGCCTGCAGGGATAAAGGCTACAAAACTGATGCACTGCGCAGAACAACAGGGGAGAATAGCAAGGTGAAAGATGGGATACTCTTCTTttgaatcatttaaaaaaaagaacatttATAGAAAGATATAGGTACTTCTTTTCCCCTATATAAGATATTACCCTATAAATTAATTGGAAACTAAAACTTTCCATATAATTCATAAACCACCATCTAGAGCACTTGGAAAACCTTCGTTCGAAAGTCCCAAATCAATGAAGAGGAAACCCGAGCACACACACCGTGCAAGTAGTTCTCGAgtgtttttttcatttcctgGGAATGTTCTTTGGTCCTGGGATCTGATGCATTTGATAAGCGTCACGTAGCACACGCCAGAAACCATGCCATACCATTTTTCAGCTGCGAGTGGGAAACCGAGAGCTGAGAGCTGGGAACTGAAAGCCTGGCAACCGATTGCCGAGTGCTTTATTATCCATATAGCAGTGGGCCGGGCGGGCCGGGAAGGATGCATTTGTTTGCCACTTACACACACAAAGGGATGGCGAAATGGCGGATCCACGTGGAGGTACGTACCTGCAAGGAAATGAAAGGATACGGAGGCATTAGAACGAGATCTTGCGGGGCGGCACACCTGGCAGTTCCCCCTGCAATTGCATTAGAATTTAAGATAAGTTCGGAGAAAGCCCGGGCCACTGGAGTGTGAGTAATGGCAGTGGGTCGGGGGCTGAGTGCAAGCCCCAGATTGGGATTCTCGGTTTACAGGCTGCCTGTTGTGTGCTCGACTGGGGGGTGGGGAGTGTGTGGGGCAACTTGTTTACCAAACTTTATTACAACTTGGCAAACAGTCGTCGCCTTTGTAGTTGGCTCGAGTCGAGTTCTGTTGCTTTGTCTGCTAACTGATTGCAGTTACAATCAGTTTATTGTACGGCCCTGCTGCAGGATGGATTCGCCTGGACACACACTCACTTACCTTCCAGCCCGGCAGCAAGTCGAAACATGGCAAACAGCAGGAGCTGAGTGGAAAAAGGACTTTGTAGCCGGAAACAAGCTGCAGAAGATGATGCCGAAGCCGGCACTTGAGAGCGGATAATTTGTAAATCTTATAACTTTATGTGGCAAACTTGAGGGCAATACACATATTATTTGATTATTCGACTTCATATCAAATTCTTTAACCGAACATTTAATCAACCttttaaattcagaaaataaaaactttaatctacaaaattgaaatgtatAAGAAGTAGATTACCTTTTTACACATCATTTTGTCGCCCACAGAATTACTGAACcctaaatcaaaaatcaatagAGCCGCACCAGGAAAAGGGCAAAATGTCATAAGTGATTTCCTGTTCCGTTTCACGTTCCAATCAAgcgtaaaataattttataaaaatatttacacagcGTGAGACCCGAAAAAACCAAGAATATATGAAAGTGAAAGATGAAAAATGAAtgggaaaatgtgaaaatatgaAAAGCTAGATGCCTCTGTTGTCGCGGGTGACAACTGCCCAAGGTTTTCCGgagccgaagccgaagccgGAGCCACTCGACCAAGTGGGTTTCCCAAGTGGCCCGACTCATCGCATCTCGGAGCGTTGCGCCTGAACGCGTAGTCGCCGCCCAATGGACTGGCTTACATCAGTGTCAGATTAGGGCGTGGCCGGGGCCAAATCACAGACATAACCGCCACTCTCACACCCCTACTTATGTACAGATATACATGGAGCAGAGCTTCCCAGGAAGGCGCATAAATTCCAGACACTGCCGCCCTGGTGATTTGTGGTGCTGGGACCACATCAAACATGGCAGATTTTCACGGGTTGGCTGGCGGGAGTGGGTGGAGTTCCTCAGACAGAGACTAAGTGTGGGTTAAGCACACTTGAAGTATGTGCACGCTTGGGTTAAGAAAAAGGATTTGCCAGTCCCAAGGAAAGGAGCTCCCTCGATTTTTGCGTGgctacacagaaaaaatattatttatttacacatTTATTTGGAGTATTTCTTAGCTTACAACCTCTACTATCAATCCGCTTTTTTCCTGTGTAAAAGCTCTGAAAGGGAAAACCCCAAGCTAACCATTCTATTCACGCCTTGACGGGCtggggaaaatatgaaaagtcGTCTTGCTGGGAAAACCAAGTTGAGATCTCCTGCCAAGGTGAGGATTGTGGTCTCACTGCGGCCCTGCGGTCCTCGTGGCTTacgatatatataaataaaagtgtgtgtgtgaataccttttcttgtatttttgttttttcgtcTTTTCGCCTGCGACAGCCACGAGTAATGCAATTATATTGAGGCGGGTTTTCTGTCACaactttttcacttttcctACACATATTTTCCGCTTTACCTTATTGAAGTCTGATGGAAAAATGGATAAGAACAGGTAAACAGGAAAATCTGAGCCCCTATTGAAACTATAGGGAAATTTATGGAGATATCAAAGGTTTACCTCGTTGTGAGAGTGAAAACTTGGTCTCATCTTCAGATACATCCCCTTCCCCTGCTGTCTCGATTTGCCGGCTCAAATCCCAGTAATTTACGGCAACAGGCAGCCATGGGTAATTGCCAAAGTTTATTACCGGTTGCAAAAACAAGGACCAGGACAAAGGACCGACTGCAGAGATCGGAAGATGGAGTTTCGGTGAATTCGGCGCGTCCATGAATATGAAATGAAGTCAAAGGCCCAGACAGAGCGATCCCCTTTGGGGCCTTCGGATGTCCGCGAagtgagagagccataaacaACAATTTATAAGCTTTAATGAAAATTGGTTGAGAACTCGAGGGCGGCGGCCAGAAGTTTGCCGGCTCACTGCGGCTTTTTTAGAGCGACttgcaaataaattaactGCTAAACCGGCGAGTGCAAATTAAGAGCCTTGTTTACACCTCGGACTGGGCCACCCCACGTGGCCGGGCTTCTGCTCACTTTTTTGGCCATTAAATTTATGCCTCACCCGGGAGTTCCCGCCCGACTGCTCATAAATCCCGCACCTCTTCCACCCATCACGGCTCTGCCAAATTGTCCTTTCGCTTTCGGCGAATGCATATggaaattttatgcaaatttccatTGTGTCAGCAATTTGTAACGAATTTGCGCTGTGAAATGGCTCGAAAAGCCGCCGCAGGctggaaatttaatttgcccGGTGCGGTAGGTAAATCAAATTGCATAAACGTCAATTTGCTAATCCAATATTTGGGCTAAAGTTGGTGGAAAACTCGGCGGCTTTTCGAGTGCCGCTCTCCAGTTTCAACTTTCGACTGGAGCACTTTAAGTGGCGAGTGAAAAGTTTCGCCAGCCAGTGCAACTGAAGCtgacaaaatattttctgattACTTTTCCACATTGGCAACACTTCAAGATGTCCCAAAGAGCTGACGGCAGAAGAAGGCGATGAAAGCCGGGGCTCTGCGAATATTTTCAAAGTAAATGTTATTGTGGCAAAAGTTGCTGCCACTGATAAAGAAGAAAGCGGAGGAGGTGCCACATCCTTGAGGGAGCTGTTGATGGCACTTTGATGATGGCCGAACCGAGGAGAACTTGGTCAGCTTCAATTACTCGGATCCTCTCGGTCGGTTTCCGTTCCCGCCTGCCGTGACTGGGCCGCATTAGGAACTGGAGGCTGGAACACAGGGCATCATCATAATCAACAGTCAACAAAAAGAACGACCAACACGTGACTACACCACAAAACTCTCAGGAATATAAAACTTTTCCCCCCGAACCCATCCCCCTGGCAAATGAGCTGCTGGCGTTCTGTGTTtccatttttttgtatttcggTGGCTGTCTGCACTTAATGGAAAATGTCAGTTCGCCTCGGGCGTCAAACGTTTTATTGAAGTTTTCACTGAGGCGCCGAATTCGGCGAACCCAGTGCGTCATCTGCTCCTTTGGCCACCTTTCGGATTTTTCCCGCTCCTCCGGCTCAGTCCGGAGTCGTCCTCGTGGCCAGCCGTTAAACTTAACGAACCGGAAGTGGTAAAAGGAAAAGCTCGTGGAAAAGCGCATCGACTCCCCAGAGGAAAAGTGTTCGAGTGCTCGAGACGCGGCGATATGATGAGGAATCTGCGCTGTCAAATTGCCGTGAAAAATTGTTCTTAATTTTAATGGAAGACGAACTCGCAGGACTGGTAAGCTTAGGATAAGGtttaaaaatccataaaatacctttgaaatttatttcaacCGGTAGATCTTAATCAAACCAGTCACTAAGAGCATTCAGTTTACCGTAGAAGtacaagaaatatttttgaaaatgagcAGTAAAATTACAAAGTCAAAATTGAGCTCCCCGAATTTGGTGAGATCATCGCCGAAAAGTACTCAGCCAACGGTGATGGAACAAATTTTTAGCTGCCAGTTCGAAGTGTTTGGTCATGTGCAGGGTAAGATATAAGCCCGGTTAATTTAACAGAGAAACTATTTAAGAATTGTTATTTTCAGGTGTCTTCTTTCGCAAGGTAAGCTCTTGAACTAGTATTTATCAAAAGAAGGCCAAGGAGCTGGGCATAACTGGCTGGTGCATGAACACATCGCAAGGAACCGTCAAGGGAATGCTTGAAGGACCCTTGGACCAAGTGACCGACATGTGGGGGAGatgtttaaataattgtttaacAAATTTGTAAGACTAATATTTTCTCAGGAAGTACTGGCTGCAGCACAAGGGCAGTCCTCGCTCGGTGATCGAGAAGGCGGTTTTCTCCGAGAACGAGCCCTTGCCCATCAACAACTTCAAGATGTTCTCAATACGCCGCTAAACTTTGTATCCCCACACGAGTTCagtaattaattttgttaagttaaAATTGGAGTGTCCTTTGAGCATATCACACCCCTTTGTCAGGCCATAAAGCCAAAACGTGAGAATCGCGGAGAGCACGTAATAAAAACTCTTTTCGGTTCCCAAAACAATTGTCCCATTAAGTGTGGCCAAAACTTGTCCGTTCTCCGGGGATTGCTACCGGCTGGCCAATTAGCTAGGCCATGAGCCATCGCAAATTGGCTTTCTAACATTCTGGCATCGCAATTTTTACACTGATGCCGCGCCAATTgtcaaaacaatttcaatttgttttttcagCCATCAAACTGTTGGTGTTTTCGACTCCAGAATGGTCCAAACTTCGGCCCGCTTCTGCCAATTTTGCGACAAATATTGTGCATTCcgaaaaaggcaaaacaaatttacataaataaataaaagttgacTGAGTTCACAAATGGTAACAGTTGGCGCCTGATGGCAATTAAAAGCCTCTGCGCCACTCTCGccggtttgttttttattgtgtTTATCTTTTCCACCAAGGGGATGCTCCAGCCACTCtactggctgctgctgctatttATTTGGATTGTTTTTGTGTGTCTGGCAAACACTTTATTATAAACTGGTGAAACCGCAAAAAGTGCACTGGCTAACAAAATTGTTTTCGGTCCCCGACTGCCGGTTTCGCAGGGATGTAAACCGAATTTAACTTGATCGAATTAGAGTTGCCCTTTATCTACGAAAAATTATAGTTACCtatataattcaaataaatttatttaagaccGAAATGAACAAGACTTTTTCCAGAATCCGTAAACGTAAACTCTTGTGCCAACCAAGGAGCATGGCTACTACTAGGACTTTGGAAACCTTCCTTGGTCCAGCTCTTGAAGGCCGCGATTCCTCGCCCGTGCGATGTCCTGCGTATTTTTGCCATCCCGAGCCAAGTCTCGGCTCAACAGGCGTCTATAGAGGAGCATCTTGCGCTTGGTTTCCGGCGTACCCATGGCGGTGCTAAACTGGATCCCAGGATGTGGCCCTCGGGACGACGATCTTCGTGAAGAAATAGGTCCATTAGAGAAGAGATGGGAAAGGGGGAAA
This window contains:
- the LOC108033841 gene encoding LOW QUALITY PROTEIN: acylphosphatase-2 (The sequence of the model RefSeq protein was modified relative to this genomic sequence to represent the inferred CDS: substituted 1 base at 1 genomic stop codon); protein product: MSSKITKSKLSSPNLVRSSPKSTQPTVMEQIFSCQFEVFGHVQGVFFRKVSSXTSIYQKKAKELGITGWCMNTSQGTVKGMLEGPLDQVTDMKYWLQHKGSPRSVIEKAVFSENEPLPINNFKMFSIRR
- the LOC108033842 gene encoding uncharacterized protein LOC108033842 yields the protein MTDKKASSSRGPHPGIQFSTAMGTPETKRKMLLYRRLLSRDLARDGKNTQDIARARNRGLQELDQGRFPKS